A genomic segment from Andrena cerasifolii isolate SP2316 chromosome 7, iyAndCera1_principal, whole genome shotgun sequence encodes:
- the Lolal gene encoding longitudinals lacking protein-like isoform X2 codes for MADEQQQFFLKWNDFQSNMVSSFKHLRDEKSFTDVTLACDGQTCKAHKMVLSACSPYFKSLLEENPSKHPIIILKDVAYSHLQAILEFMYAGEVNVSQDQLPAFLKTADRLKVKGLAEAPGAIKREG; via the exons ATGGCAGATGAACAGCAACAGTTTTTTCTTAAATGGAACGATTTCCAGTCTAACATGGTATCGTCGTTTAAACACCTACGAGATGAGAAAAGCTTCACGGATGTGACATTAGCTTGCGACGGTCAGACCTGTAAAGCACACAAGATGGTGTTGTCCGCTTGTAGCCCTTATTTTAAGTCTTTGTTAGAG GAAAATCCGTCCAAACATCCCATAATAATTCTAAAAGACGTCGCGTACAGCCATCTCCAGGCTATCTTGGAGTTCATGTACGCAGGGGAAGTTAATGTTTCACAGGATCAGTTGCCTGCGTTTCTTAAAACTGCCGACCGACTGAAAGTGAAAGGGTTGGCAGAAGCACCGGGTGCCATCAAGAGGGAAGGTTAA
- the LOC143371492 gene encoding CCAAT/enhancer-binding protein, protein MESPVMYDAAAHQAQAHGAADLKKSHVLNNNNNTTSNNNNHPSNNTNNTNNPANNNNSALQVNHNHNQQQNSAVVSKVSASKASLHQQYAEHCAAAGELTDLNTPEISLDLQHLIDDSHFNDGLLDMLGASNGVVKHVRTPGYPRTTLAYMPQPVHSGASYHQGSNSCSDSNSSSSESPSIKEEPLDPADYRRHCPQYPPGGYSPVTNGPFANGAPTFTTLTPSTVPGGHPGAPVHQPPPRGGPMKPVMAHQHHANTAAAAAAAARKQTKSIDKASDEYRRRRERNNIAVRKSREKAKVRSRETEEKVKLLVKDNDLLKKRIELLTEELNVLRSLFSSVGVVPEQLHREISRHLDQFQQHAVGPM, encoded by the coding sequence ATGGAGTCACCAGTCATGTACGATGCGGCGGCCCATCAGGCCCAGGCCCACGGTGCGGCCGATCTCAAGAAGTCCCACGTgctcaacaacaacaacaacaccaccagcaacaacaacaatcaCCCGAGCAACAACACTAATAACACCAATAACCCGGCCAACAACAACAACTCGGCCCTGCAGGTGAATCACAATCACAACCAGCAGCAGAACAGCGCGGTAGTGAGCAAGGTCTCGGCGAGCAAGGCTAGCCTTCACCAGCAGTACGCGGAGCACTGCGCCGCGGCCGGTGAGCTGACGGATCTCAACACTCCGGAGATCTCGCTGGATCTGCAGCACCTGATCGACGACAGCCACTTCAACGACGGCCTACTGGACATGCTGGGAGCAAGCAACGGCGTGGTGAAGCACGTCCGAACGCCGGGCTACCCGCGTACCACGCTCGCCTATATGCCCCAGCCGGTGCACAGCGGAGCCAGCTACCATCAGGGGAGCAACAGCTGTAGCGACAGCAACAGCTCCAGCTCCGAGTCGCCGAGCATCAAGGAGGAGCCTCTCGACCCGGCCGACTACCGTCGCCACTGCCCCCAATATCCGCCCGGCGGATACAGCCCGGTAACCAATGGCCCGTTCGCCAACGGGGCGCCCACGTTCACCACCCTGACGCCGTCCACGGTTCCGGGCGGCCACCCTGGCGCGCCGGTCCACCAGCCACCGCCTCGGGGCGGCCCAATGAAGCCGGTGATGGCGCACCAGCATCACGCCAACAccgccgcggccgcggccgctgcCGCTAGGAAGCAGACCAAGTCGATCGACAAGGCGAGCGACGAGTACAGAAGGCGGCGCGAGAGGAACAACATCGCGGTGAGGAAGAGCCGCGAGAAGGCGAAGGTTCGGTCGCGAGAGACCGAGGAGAAGGTGAAGCTTCTGGTGAAGGATAACGACCTGCTGAAGAAGAGGATCGAGCTGCTGACCGAGGAGCTGAACGTGCTCAGGTCCCTGTTCAGCAGCGTCGGCGTGGTGCCCGAGCAGCTGCACCGCGAGATCTCCAGGCACCTCGATCAGTTCCAGCAGCACGCGGTGGGACCGATGTAG
- the LOC143371491 gene encoding arrestin domain-containing protein 2 isoform X2 translates to MNLSIELDRRILGLYFSAKGTAHVQWSESRSSRNTHGKNVTVYDTYSNSEDYFNFEFNILGARRSDIRLDIPAGHHRYPFKFQLPYNIPSSFEHLHGYVRYTVKGVIDRPWRFDHECKAAFTIISVLDLNTNPTIRLALDDEVVKNFSYFCCIDQGALNLRLRLPSSGYVPGQMINTTVDYVNASDGIRVTKIRAKLEQHMKFHATTKTKTANSEIKTVTNSGPFFTKGQVIMELLVPPLPPSNLEFCRIIDLEYFLKVSVHVSGSHFATQKSYPVLIGTVPLYYPPTAPPMDSHIVAPPFKRPAGDPAMMEIPMPMRMQPGVHHPPDAPIGFFHPGQAGSSSVNSQIPPPSYEECMSGAEHIKDHGESIYVRGADNPFLPRYPVFDYPSPSIRND, encoded by the exons ATGAATTTATCTATAGAACTCGATCGACGAATCCTAGGGTTATACTTCTCTGCCAAGGGGACTGCCCACGTGCAATGGTCGGAGAGCAGGAGCAGCCGAAACACACATGGGAAAAATGTGACTGTTTACGACACTTACAGCAATTCCGAAGACTACTTCAACTTCGAGTTCAACATACTGGGCGCCAGAAGAT CTGACATTCGATTGGACATCCCCGCCGGGCACCATCGGTACCCTTTCAAATTCCAGCTACCCTATAACATACCCAGCAGCTTCGAGCACCTGCACGGATACGTAAGGTATACGGTGAAAGGTGTGATCGACAGGCCATGGAGGTTCGATCACGAGTGCAAGGCTGCGTTCACTATAATCTCGGTCTTGGACTTGAACACTAACCCGACTATACGC CTGGCTCTAGACGACGAAGTCGTGAAGAACTTCTCCTACTTCTGCTGTATCGACCAGGGCGCGTTGAATCTGCGCTTGAGACTGCCTTCCTCGGGGTACGTTCCAGGACAGATGATAAACACGACGGTGGATTACGTGAACGCCTCGGATGGCATTCGAGTGACGAAGATCCGCGCGAAATTGGAGCAA CACATGAAATTCCACGCGACTACGAAGACGAAGACCGCCAACAGCGAGATAAAAACGGTCACCAATTCGGGGCCGTTTTTCACCAAAGGACAAGTGATCATGGAGCTGCTGGTACCGCCGTTACCGCCGTCCAATTTGGAATTCTGCAGAATTATTGACTTGGAATACTTTTTGAAAGTTTCCGTGCACGTTTCGGGCTC GCATTTTGCAACCCAGAAGAGTTACCCTGTTTTAATAGGGACAGTACCTCTGTACTATCCACCGACTGCACCACCAATGGACTCGCACATCGTTGCACCCCCGTTCAAAAGACCTGCGGGAGATCCAGCTATGATGGAAATCCCGATGCCGATGCGAATGCAACCTGGTGTACATCATCCACCGGATGCTCCCATTGGCTTCTTTCATCCGGGCCAGGCTGGTAGCTCGTCTGTCAACTCGCAAATAC CGCCTCCGTCCTACGAGGAGTGCATGTCAGGAGCTGAGCACATCAAGGATCACGGTGAATCGATCTACGTGCGCGGCGCGGACAATCCTTTCCTGCCTAGGTATCCTGTATTCGACTATCCATCGCCAA GTATACGAAATGACTGA
- the LOC143371491 gene encoding arrestin domain-containing protein 17 isoform X3: MMPSLKTFRVEFDRPDATYVTGELVSGHIVLDTSKEKNVRGLYFSAKGTAHVQWSESRSSRNTHGKNVTVYDTYSNSEDYFNFEFNILGARRSDIRLDIPAGHHRYPFKFQLPYNIPSSFEHLHGYVRYTVKGVIDRPWRFDHECKAAFTIISVLDLNTNPTIRLALDDEVVKNFSYFCCIDQGALNLRLRLPSSGYVPGQMINTTVDYVNASDGIRVTKIRAKLEQHMKFHATTKTKTANSEIKTVTNSGPFFTKGQVIMELLVPPLPPSNLEFCRIIDLEYFLKVSVHVSGSDSTSVLSTDCTTNGLAHRCTPVQKTCGRSSYDGNPDADANATWCTSSTGCSHWLLSSGPGW; the protein is encoded by the exons ATGATGCCGTCGCTGAAGACGTTCCGCGTCGAGTTCGATCGACCTGATGCGACGTACGTGACCGGCGAGTTGGTCAGCGGGCACATAGTCCTGGACACCAGCAAGGAGAAGAACGTGAGAG GGTTATACTTCTCTGCCAAGGGGACTGCCCACGTGCAATGGTCGGAGAGCAGGAGCAGCCGAAACACACATGGGAAAAATGTGACTGTTTACGACACTTACAGCAATTCCGAAGACTACTTCAACTTCGAGTTCAACATACTGGGCGCCAGAAGAT CTGACATTCGATTGGACATCCCCGCCGGGCACCATCGGTACCCTTTCAAATTCCAGCTACCCTATAACATACCCAGCAGCTTCGAGCACCTGCACGGATACGTAAGGTATACGGTGAAAGGTGTGATCGACAGGCCATGGAGGTTCGATCACGAGTGCAAGGCTGCGTTCACTATAATCTCGGTCTTGGACTTGAACACTAACCCGACTATACGC CTGGCTCTAGACGACGAAGTCGTGAAGAACTTCTCCTACTTCTGCTGTATCGACCAGGGCGCGTTGAATCTGCGCTTGAGACTGCCTTCCTCGGGGTACGTTCCAGGACAGATGATAAACACGACGGTGGATTACGTGAACGCCTCGGATGGCATTCGAGTGACGAAGATCCGCGCGAAATTGGAGCAA CACATGAAATTCCACGCGACTACGAAGACGAAGACCGCCAACAGCGAGATAAAAACGGTCACCAATTCGGGGCCGTTTTTCACCAAAGGACAAGTGATCATGGAGCTGCTGGTACCGCCGTTACCGCCGTCCAATTTGGAATTCTGCAGAATTATTGACTTGGAATACTTTTTGAAAGTTTCCGTGCACGTTTCGGGCTC GGACAGTACCTCTGTACTATCCACCGACTGCACCACCAATGGACTCGCACATCGTTGCACCCCCGTTCAAAAGACCTGCGGGAGATCCAGCTATGATGGAAATCCCGATGCCGATGCGAATGCAACCTGGTGTACATCATCCACCGGATGCTCCCATTGGCTTCTTTCATCCGGGCCAGGCTGGTAG
- the LOC143371490 gene encoding uncharacterized protein LOC143371490: protein MAMSSPGQSIHLRSPRSPRQLPKLPQIPIGGQRSPTQLSVTKSPGTPLVFEFPPECYPETPNTNFDFEEFGRANEPDRLPRSPSCYARQGCRSPKSPNPDLLHSPGRKSPIFKFVEGRKCLGKTMSYPPKSPISGPPIVPPRSPSSVSFGCKSPKLLDHRRNSCFGLNSAKSPMSPTIVTPPPHGLPSPKQSEVIPDQPSPSSVNYKNNASRTSSLEGSIKGLKEKSDSPMEKKSAKKSSHFNRSQGCLDQAGKGNDEEVGHRRSGRNIARKSTSDLTEIEDADTEVTLLSSPRRRGSMKGGLAYLASRRGSRDSQCSNLSNVSNEDVGPLNFSAHPRARQRRTSNFLELPVPDHIRPRVHSLPEKAYNPRAGDDLYRLRAFSITPKGVVNRGDSIISRRSRSNTSVNSSRNSNVSGERSPFEGSCCSGQGVAADSTESDEIEEVPKYRVVLLGDSGVGKTALVSQFMTSEYMNTYDASLDDEFGEKTVSILLDGEESEMVFIDHPHVEMSVENSLSTYEPHACIVVYSIVSRTSFQVAEEILNYLWREHYTQERSVIVVGNKSDLARSRTISANEGKQLATSRECKFIETSSGIQHNVDELLVGVLKQIRLRETRDKKLKRQGSKGKILSKLHGSKTALSLNLAREIFNKMCLNDSKSKSCENLHVL, encoded by the exons ATGGCGATGAGCAGCCCCGGACAATCGATACACCTCAGGTCCCCGCGGAGTCCTCGCCAGCTACCCAAACTGCCCCAGATCCCGATCGGCGGACAAAGAAGTCCCACGCAGCTGTCTGTCACCAAATCACCAGGGACCCCGCTGGTGTTCGAGTTCCCGCCCGAATGCTACCCGGAGACGCCCAACACGAACTTCGATTTCGAGGAGTTCGGCCGCGCGAACGAACCCGACCGACTGCCGAGAAGCCCGAGCTGCTACGCTCGCCAAGGATGCAGGAGCCCGAAGAGCCCGAACCCAGACCTGTTGCACTCGCCGGGCCGCAAGTCGCCGATCTTCAAGTTCGTCGAGGGCAGGAAGTGTCTGGGGAAGACCATGAGCTATCCGCCCAAGAGTCCCATCTCCGGGCCGCCGATCGTCCCACCCAGGTCGCCTAGCTCCGTGAGCTTCGGCTGCAAGAGTCCGAAGCTGCTCGACCACCGGAGGAACTCGTGCTTCGGCCTGAACAGCGCCAAGAGCCCCATGTCCCCGACGATCGTCACGCCTCCGCCCCATGGACTGCCCAGTCCGAAGCAGTCTGAAGTGATCCCGGACCAGCCGTCTCCGAGCAGCGTTAATTACAAGAACAATGCATCGAGGACTTCGTCGTTGGAGGGGTCGATCAAAGGGTTGAAGGAGAAGAGCGACAGTCCCATGGAGAAGAAGAGTGCGAAGAAGAGCAGCCACTTCAACCGAAGCCAGGGCTGCCTGGATCAGGCCGGAAAGGGCAACGACGAGGAGGTAGGGCACAGGAGAAGCGGAAGGAACATCGCCAGAAAGTCGACCAGCGACTTGACGGAGATCGAGGATGCGGACACGGAAGTCACTCTGCTGTCCAGCCCTAGGAGGAGAGGCTCGATGAAGGGCGGTCTCG CCTATCTCGCGTCCAGACGCGGCTCCCGTGACAGTCAGTGCTCCAATTTGTCGAACGTCAGCAACGAGGACGTGGGCCCGTTGAATTTCAGCGCGCACCCCCGCGCCAGACAGCGCAGGACGTCCAACTTTCTCGAGCTACCAG TTCCAGATCATATCAGGCCGCGTGTGCACAGCTTACCAGAAAAAGCGTACAACCCAAGGGCTGGCGACGACCTCTACCGACTTCGGGCGTTCAGTATCACTCCTAAGGGCGTTGTCAATCGAGGGGATTCGATCATCTCGAGGCGCAGCAGGAGCAACACTTCTGTTAACAGCAGCAG AAATAGCAATGTCTCGGGCGAGAGGTCGCCCTTCGAGGGCTCCTGCTGCAGTGGCCAGGGCGTCGCCGCGGACAGCACGGAGAGCGACGAGATCGAGGAGGTGCCGAAATATCGAGTCGTCTTACTCGGCGACTCTGGCGTTGGGAAAACTGCCCTGGTCTCGCAGTTCATGACCAGCGAGTACATGAACACCTACGATGCCAGTCTAG ACGACGAGTTCGGCGAGAAGACAGTCTCGATCCTGCTGGACGGGGAGGAGTCAGAGATGGTGTTCATCGATCATCCCCACGTGGAGATGAGC GTGGAGAACTCTCTGTCGACGTACGAGCCTCACGCCTGCATCGTCGTCTACTCCATTGTCTCTCGCACCAGCTTCCAGGTCGCCGAGGAGATACTGAATTATCTGTGGAGGGAGCATTACACTCAGGAGCGATCCGTTATCGTCGTCGGGAACAAGTCTGACCTGGCGAGAAGTCGCACAATCTCCGCGAATG AGGGCAAGCAGCTGGCGACGTCCAGGGAGTGCAAGTTCATCGAGACGTCCAGCGGCATACAGCACAACGTGGACGAGCTTCTGGTGGGCGTTCTCAAGCAGATCAGGCTCCGGGAGACTCGCGACAAGAAGCTGAAACGCCAGGGCAGCAAGGGGAAGATCCTATCGAAGCTGCACGGAAGCAAGACCGCGCTCAGCCTGAATCTTGCCAGGGAGATCTTCAACAAGATGTGCTTGAACGACAGCAAGAGCAAGAGCTGTGAGAACCTGCACGTGCTCTAA
- the LOC143371491 gene encoding arrestin domain-containing protein 2 isoform X1: MMPSLKTFRVEFDRPDATYVTGELVSGHIVLDTSKEKNVRGLYFSAKGTAHVQWSESRSSRNTHGKNVTVYDTYSNSEDYFNFEFNILGARRSDIRLDIPAGHHRYPFKFQLPYNIPSSFEHLHGYVRYTVKGVIDRPWRFDHECKAAFTIISVLDLNTNPTIRLALDDEVVKNFSYFCCIDQGALNLRLRLPSSGYVPGQMINTTVDYVNASDGIRVTKIRAKLEQHMKFHATTKTKTANSEIKTVTNSGPFFTKGQVIMELLVPPLPPSNLEFCRIIDLEYFLKVSVHVSGSHFATQKSYPVLIGTVPLYYPPTAPPMDSHIVAPPFKRPAGDPAMMEIPMPMRMQPGVHHPPDAPIGFFHPGQAGSSSVNSQIPPPSYEECMSGAEHIKDHGESIYVRGADNPFLPRYPVFDYPSPSIRND, translated from the exons ATGATGCCGTCGCTGAAGACGTTCCGCGTCGAGTTCGATCGACCTGATGCGACGTACGTGACCGGCGAGTTGGTCAGCGGGCACATAGTCCTGGACACCAGCAAGGAGAAGAACGTGAGAG GGTTATACTTCTCTGCCAAGGGGACTGCCCACGTGCAATGGTCGGAGAGCAGGAGCAGCCGAAACACACATGGGAAAAATGTGACTGTTTACGACACTTACAGCAATTCCGAAGACTACTTCAACTTCGAGTTCAACATACTGGGCGCCAGAAGAT CTGACATTCGATTGGACATCCCCGCCGGGCACCATCGGTACCCTTTCAAATTCCAGCTACCCTATAACATACCCAGCAGCTTCGAGCACCTGCACGGATACGTAAGGTATACGGTGAAAGGTGTGATCGACAGGCCATGGAGGTTCGATCACGAGTGCAAGGCTGCGTTCACTATAATCTCGGTCTTGGACTTGAACACTAACCCGACTATACGC CTGGCTCTAGACGACGAAGTCGTGAAGAACTTCTCCTACTTCTGCTGTATCGACCAGGGCGCGTTGAATCTGCGCTTGAGACTGCCTTCCTCGGGGTACGTTCCAGGACAGATGATAAACACGACGGTGGATTACGTGAACGCCTCGGATGGCATTCGAGTGACGAAGATCCGCGCGAAATTGGAGCAA CACATGAAATTCCACGCGACTACGAAGACGAAGACCGCCAACAGCGAGATAAAAACGGTCACCAATTCGGGGCCGTTTTTCACCAAAGGACAAGTGATCATGGAGCTGCTGGTACCGCCGTTACCGCCGTCCAATTTGGAATTCTGCAGAATTATTGACTTGGAATACTTTTTGAAAGTTTCCGTGCACGTTTCGGGCTC GCATTTTGCAACCCAGAAGAGTTACCCTGTTTTAATAGGGACAGTACCTCTGTACTATCCACCGACTGCACCACCAATGGACTCGCACATCGTTGCACCCCCGTTCAAAAGACCTGCGGGAGATCCAGCTATGATGGAAATCCCGATGCCGATGCGAATGCAACCTGGTGTACATCATCCACCGGATGCTCCCATTGGCTTCTTTCATCCGGGCCAGGCTGGTAGCTCGTCTGTCAACTCGCAAATAC CGCCTCCGTCCTACGAGGAGTGCATGTCAGGAGCTGAGCACATCAAGGATCACGGTGAATCGATCTACGTGCGCGGCGCGGACAATCCTTTCCTGCCTAGGTATCCTGTATTCGACTATCCATCGCCAA GTATACGAAATGACTGA